The Fibrobacter sp. UWP2 genome has a window encoding:
- a CDS encoding histidine phosphatase family protein, with protein sequence MKKIFASALFLSAMALVACGDDSSTGTEPEQQAPASSAVVYPDTNLSSEAALPASSDSGEPATLSSATVPPTPESSADAGQITPVPFDLATEVAKDQPYVLASATNTFIDIKTFYQGLAAGEKRILILRHGRRNKDDSGLEAHLTEAGVEEAKGVGAKVAGTDPFFYGFSDYTRAKESATYIAEGRGETLSEANSINLSALNGGWYVKDSEAYSAYETEFTSSSVGVSSYEYIAAWVYEDKYADAVYNLAERSVELLVDKVIPSVPAAYNFAVFISHDQLLVPLIAYCTNKTMGFYDSNTWLHYLSGIGIIIAADGSRKYVPVEGMDW encoded by the coding sequence ATGAAGAAAATTTTTGCATCGGCCTTGTTTCTTTCAGCAATGGCGTTGGTGGCCTGCGGCGACGATAGTTCTACGGGAACGGAACCTGAACAGCAGGCTCCGGCTTCTTCGGCGGTAGTCTATCCCGACACGAACCTCTCCTCGGAGGCGGCCCTCCCGGCTTCGTCCGACTCGGGTGAGCCTGCCACGCTCTCTAGTGCGACGGTCCCCCCGACTCCCGAATCCTCTGCCGATGCGGGGCAGATTACGCCGGTGCCGTTTGACCTGGCTACCGAAGTCGCCAAGGACCAGCCGTATGTGCTGGCTTCGGCGACGAACACTTTCATTGACATCAAGACGTTCTATCAGGGTCTTGCTGCTGGCGAAAAGCGCATTTTGATCTTGCGTCACGGTCGCCGCAACAAGGACGATTCTGGCCTGGAAGCGCACTTGACCGAAGCCGGTGTGGAAGAGGCCAAGGGCGTGGGCGCGAAGGTCGCGGGAACTGACCCGTTCTTCTACGGATTTTCCGACTACACCCGTGCCAAGGAGTCGGCTACTTACATTGCCGAGGGCCGCGGCGAAACCTTGAGCGAGGCGAACAGCATCAATCTCTCTGCCTTGAACGGTGGCTGGTACGTGAAGGACAGCGAGGCGTACTCCGCCTACGAAACGGAATTTACAAGCAGCAGCGTCGGCGTCAGCTCTTACGAGTACATTGCCGCCTGGGTGTACGAAGACAAGTATGCCGATGCAGTCTACAACCTTGCCGAGAGGAGCGTGGAACTGCTTGTGGACAAGGTGATCCCGAGTGTGCCGGCGGCGTACAACTTTGCCGTGTTCATTTCGCATGACCAGCTCTTGGTGCCGCTTATTGCCTACTGCACCAACAAGACCATGGGCTTCTACGACAGCAACACCTGGCTCCATTACCTGAGCGGCATCGGCATCATCATTGCTGCCGATGGCAGCCGCAAGTACGTGCCGGTGGAGGGCATGGACTGGTAA
- a CDS encoding type IA DNA topoisomerase, which translates to MMILLVAEKPSVANQHYRPMLERIEGEKFTQGDGCLIGKNHCITWCVGHLITLAPLDAYPGYEGGWRLSNLPLLPEKFRLMEIESTKKQLNVVRAMMEKADVLVNGADAGREGNLIFDLILDFTPDFRKKQVKRLWVNSYVAKDLDKAWKNLEDATQRVNLSYAARLRQRADWMVGLNATRAYTLTAGRGKMISVGRVQTPTLNLVVERDTIVEQFKELYYYSVVGTWKNFQSQLLRPDEKAKGDEKSAALKVAVFEKEAEAKAVVERCKPPAKATIAKIEIAQKKQFPQKPFDLTELQKEGNKRFKFSAQQVLDCAQNLYEKKLLTYPRTDSQYLPDTMKQEAYALASRLASDKERPLMRPQGENFIFINSSKVTDHFAIIPTGEVPQNLPEMEQKIYDLARERFVHAWLKPYVWSEMDVILSGEAAIYKTRGFSPLVALGSKEQDPDLFRLKLKRNEDMGFRAIVKEEKKKKAKGKRGDNADATSADAEGGNTDEITNLVEAFPEWNVGDTSPFDSVELQKKKKSKPKYYTEATLLAAMKTAGKQVENEELAEAMKERGLGTPATQAGIIETLKKRGFIEMQKNYIVSTARGREVISLVDDKIKSPEMTGEWEFKLSQVEKGKLEPVEFRDGIVNYVKDLFEHLHQKYGAQFERETVTEAILCPKCKSPLEIAPWGYVCHGESCGLKFGHTIAGRTLTHAEMKQLLETRATQVLDGFVSKKGTTFSAIVKLDDEYKTVFEFPKKAFPKRDLPCPCCGDQLRFRKGTGTNGENLSAFVCMNPQCRYGIPQVFYQREFSDEEVEGLLKTKSTPVLEPFKKNGTVFRAALEIREGGKLAFNKLTVEVIP; encoded by the coding sequence ATGATGATCCTCCTTGTCGCCGAAAAACCATCCGTTGCCAACCAGCATTACCGACCAATGCTGGAGCGCATTGAAGGTGAAAAATTCACTCAAGGGGATGGTTGCCTTATCGGCAAAAACCACTGCATCACCTGGTGCGTGGGCCACCTTATCACGCTCGCCCCGCTGGACGCCTACCCCGGTTACGAGGGAGGCTGGCGGCTTTCGAACCTGCCACTTTTGCCCGAAAAGTTCCGCCTCATGGAAATCGAGAGCACCAAAAAGCAGTTGAACGTGGTGCGCGCCATGATGGAAAAGGCAGACGTGCTGGTGAACGGCGCGGATGCCGGCCGAGAAGGAAACCTGATTTTCGACCTGATCCTGGACTTCACCCCGGACTTCCGCAAAAAACAGGTGAAGCGCCTGTGGGTAAACAGCTACGTGGCGAAGGATTTGGACAAGGCGTGGAAAAACCTGGAAGACGCCACGCAGCGCGTGAACCTGAGCTATGCCGCACGACTCCGCCAGCGCGCCGACTGGATGGTGGGCCTCAACGCGACACGTGCCTACACGCTCACAGCGGGCCGCGGGAAGATGATTTCGGTTGGGCGCGTGCAAACCCCGACCTTGAACCTGGTCGTAGAGCGCGATACTATCGTGGAGCAGTTCAAGGAACTGTACTACTACAGCGTCGTGGGCACGTGGAAAAACTTCCAGTCGCAGCTGTTGCGACCCGACGAAAAAGCCAAGGGAGACGAAAAAAGCGCCGCCCTCAAGGTCGCCGTGTTCGAGAAGGAGGCGGAGGCGAAAGCGGTCGTGGAGCGTTGCAAGCCCCCTGCCAAAGCGACCATCGCAAAAATAGAGATTGCCCAAAAGAAGCAGTTCCCGCAAAAGCCGTTCGACCTCACAGAACTGCAAAAAGAAGGCAACAAACGGTTCAAATTCAGCGCCCAGCAGGTTCTGGACTGCGCGCAGAACCTCTACGAAAAGAAGCTACTCACCTACCCGCGTACCGACTCGCAATACCTGCCCGACACCATGAAACAGGAGGCATACGCCCTCGCGTCGAGACTCGCTAGCGACAAGGAACGCCCCCTAATGCGCCCGCAGGGCGAGAACTTCATTTTCATCAACTCGAGCAAGGTGACGGACCATTTTGCCATCATCCCCACAGGCGAAGTCCCGCAGAACCTGCCCGAGATGGAGCAAAAGATTTACGACCTCGCCCGCGAACGCTTTGTACACGCCTGGCTCAAGCCCTACGTGTGGAGCGAGATGGACGTCATCCTGAGCGGCGAAGCCGCGATATACAAGACTAGGGGCTTTAGCCCCTTAGTCGCGTTAGGTTCGAAGGAGCAGGATCCAGACCTGTTTAGATTAAAGCTGAAGCGCAACGAGGACATGGGGTTCCGCGCGATTGTCAAGGAAGAGAAGAAGAAGAAGGCCAAGGGCAAACGCGGTGACAACGCCGATGCCACAAGCGCCGATGCAGAAGGCGGCAACACCGACGAAATCACGAACCTGGTTGAAGCCTTCCCGGAATGGAACGTGGGCGACACCTCCCCCTTCGACAGCGTGGAACTGCAGAAGAAAAAGAAGAGCAAGCCCAAGTACTACACCGAGGCCACTCTCCTTGCCGCCATGAAGACGGCGGGCAAGCAGGTGGAGAACGAGGAACTCGCCGAAGCCATGAAAGAACGTGGTCTCGGCACGCCGGCTACGCAAGCGGGCATCATCGAGACCCTCAAAAAACGCGGCTTTATCGAGATGCAAAAGAACTACATCGTGAGCACCGCCCGCGGGCGCGAAGTCATTTCGCTGGTGGACGACAAAATCAAGTCGCCCGAAATGACCGGCGAATGGGAATTCAAGCTCTCCCAGGTTGAAAAAGGCAAACTCGAGCCTGTCGAATTCCGCGACGGCATCGTGAACTACGTCAAGGATCTCTTTGAACACTTGCACCAAAAGTACGGGGCGCAGTTCGAACGCGAAACCGTGACTGAGGCCATTCTCTGCCCCAAATGCAAGTCCCCACTGGAAATCGCCCCGTGGGGCTACGTGTGCCACGGCGAGAGTTGCGGGCTCAAGTTCGGACACACCATTGCCGGACGCACGCTCACCCACGCCGAAATGAAGCAACTCCTCGAAACGCGGGCGACCCAGGTCCTCGACGGCTTTGTGAGCAAAAAGGGCACGACTTTCAGCGCCATCGTCAAACTCGACGACGAATACAAAACCGTGTTCGAGTTCCCCAAGAAGGCGTTCCCGAAGCGCGACCTCCCCTGCCCTTGCTGCGGCGACCAGCTCCGGTTCCGCAAGGGAACCGGCACCAACGGCGAGAACCTCTCGGCGTTCGTGTGCATGAACCCGCAATGCCGCTACGGGATCCCGCAGGTGTTCTACCAGCGCGAATTCAGCGACGAAGAAGTGGAAGGGCTCCTCAAGACCAAGAGCACGCCCGTGCTGGAACCATTCAAAAAGAACGGCACGGTGTTCCGTGCCGCCCTCGAAATTCGCGAAGGCGGAAAACTCGCCTTCAATAAGCTGACTGTAGAAGTCATCCCGTAG
- a CDS encoding FISUMP domain-containing protein, producing MKSLKWGIGFIAVMAGFGLTACGSDSGTSSNGEGAGGDSAGASCQVSIVPCPDVLEPNTICDARDGKIYKTVTIGTQIWLAQNLDYCTSGSWCYDNNQANCDKYGRLYTWSSAMGLSSSFNATEANPAIPAQGICPEGFHVPTTDEWDALGEFAASATGSDNNSLRSVDSWTSSMSTPGSDDFGFAAYGSGRYYMNNFADLGFKAYFWTSEEDNTPELGDPVRHSLIRSLSGMIDAMGFGNSNKADGLSLRCVK from the coding sequence ATGAAGAGTTTAAAGTGGGGAATTGGTTTTATTGCGGTCATGGCGGGTTTCGGCTTGACTGCCTGCGGGAGCGATTCCGGGACATCGTCCAATGGTGAGGGGGCGGGTGGCGATTCTGCCGGAGCATCTTGCCAGGTGTCGATAGTGCCGTGCCCCGATGTGTTGGAGCCGAACACCATTTGCGACGCCCGCGATGGCAAAATTTATAAGACGGTAACCATCGGCACCCAAATTTGGCTCGCCCAGAACCTGGATTATTGTACGTCCGGCTCCTGGTGCTACGACAACAACCAGGCGAACTGCGACAAGTATGGACGACTCTACACCTGGAGCAGCGCCATGGGGCTTTCTTCGAGTTTCAATGCCACGGAGGCAAATCCCGCCATCCCGGCCCAGGGAATTTGCCCTGAGGGATTCCATGTGCCCACCACCGACGAATGGGATGCTCTTGGCGAATTCGCCGCGTCCGCCACGGGGAGCGACAACAACTCCCTTCGCAGCGTGGACTCCTGGACGAGTTCGATGTCTACTCCAGGCTCGGACGACTTCGGTTTCGCTGCCTACGGTTCGGGCCGTTATTACATGAACAACTTTGCGGACCTGGGCTTCAAGGCGTATTTCTGGACATCCGAAGAGGATAACACTCCCGAGCTTGGCGATCCCGTCCGCCATAGCCTCATTCGCTCCCTTTCGGGCATGATCGATGCGATGGGCTTTGGCAACAGCAACAAGGCCGACGGGCTTTCCCTCCGCTGCGTAAAATAG
- a CDS encoding SDR family oxidoreductase codes for MIDVKGKWCLVTGGCRGVGRLTAIEMAKLGANIILQGRDKSHAEKVIAEIKPFGVEVRAVGCNLENEAEIDAALAEIDSWGVQVDLVFNNAGLMSHYFADYTTNTMEDFHQAMAVNFFAPIKIVYHFLPGMIKRGFGRMQLTTSGIANEPELSAYAAAKAALTKFVKDFACKLNGTDVMMNVMDPGWLRTDLGGPNAPNAPESVIPGSMVSVLLDDKKSGRWFSAQEFTGMTLEAALEKGKNVE; via the coding sequence ATGATTGATGTCAAGGGCAAATGGTGTCTTGTTACGGGTGGGTGCCGCGGAGTCGGCCGCCTTACCGCTATTGAAATGGCGAAACTCGGTGCCAATATTATTTTGCAGGGCCGCGACAAGAGCCATGCCGAAAAGGTGATTGCCGAAATCAAGCCGTTTGGCGTTGAAGTGCGTGCCGTGGGTTGCAACCTTGAGAACGAGGCCGAAATCGATGCCGCCCTCGCCGAGATCGACAGCTGGGGTGTCCAGGTGGACCTCGTGTTCAACAACGCAGGTCTCATGAGCCACTACTTTGCCGATTACACCACCAACACGATGGAAGACTTTCACCAGGCCATGGCGGTGAACTTTTTTGCCCCCATCAAGATTGTGTACCACTTTTTGCCGGGCATGATCAAGCGCGGTTTTGGCCGCATGCAGCTCACCACGAGCGGCATCGCCAACGAACCGGAGCTCTCGGCCTATGCCGCCGCGAAGGCTGCCCTCACCAAGTTCGTGAAGGATTTCGCCTGCAAGCTCAACGGCACCGACGTGATGATGAACGTAATGGACCCGGGTTGGCTCCGCACGGACCTTGGCGGTCCCAACGCCCCCAACGCCCCCGAAAGCGTGATTCCGGGGTCGATGGTCTCTGTGCTGCTTGACGACAAGAAGAGCGGCCGCTGGTTCAGCGCCCAGGAATTCACGGGCATGACTCTCGAAGCCGCCCTCGAAAAGGGCAAAAACGTCGAGTAA
- a CDS encoding deaminase has protein sequence MNHNSTRSKLRDEVYTQMMCAQARLSKDQNTQMGAVLVSADGRVISTGYNGAPAGFDDETVPYTREKQLLAYDLLDADSGELLSHHEFEANKYPFMVHAEINALHYARGKVPPGSKLYVIGFPCERCALDVSLSGVAEVFVTKDDYDPKSTLNNSRDTAYYMFAQAGIVVTLCGKRIRPVVSKTAK, from the coding sequence ATGAACCACAATTCCACTCGCTCCAAGCTTCGTGACGAAGTCTATACCCAAATGATGTGTGCGCAGGCACGCCTCAGCAAAGACCAAAATACCCAGATGGGCGCCGTGCTCGTAAGTGCCGACGGCCGTGTCATTAGCACGGGCTACAATGGTGCCCCGGCGGGTTTTGATGACGAAACAGTGCCGTACACCCGCGAAAAGCAACTGCTGGCCTACGACCTGCTCGACGCTGACTCCGGCGAGCTTTTGAGCCACCACGAGTTCGAGGCGAACAAGTACCCCTTCATGGTGCATGCCGAAATCAATGCGCTGCACTATGCCCGCGGCAAGGTGCCTCCCGGATCCAAGCTCTATGTAATCGGTTTCCCGTGTGAACGCTGCGCTTTGGATGTGAGCCTTTCTGGCGTGGCCGAAGTGTTTGTGACCAAGGATGATTACGACCCGAAGTCCACTTTGAACAACAGCCGCGATACCGCCTATTACATGTTCGCGCAGGCGGGCATTGTGGTGACGCTTTGCGGCAAGCGCATCCGTCCGGTGGTCTCCAAGACGGCGAAGTAA
- the tsaE gene encoding tRNA (adenosine(37)-N6)-threonylcarbamoyltransferase complex ATPase subunit type 1 TsaE: protein MIFYSEEETYNWAKEFASTLKPGDMVAMYGNLGAGKTVISRGICAGLGFSGTVCSPTYTILHEYPNDPPIFHFDLYRLEGGADLGEVGMDPDYLAKGISLIEWPERMDDTSGITHTIRIQILSETEREITVE from the coding sequence ATGATTTTTTATAGCGAAGAAGAGACATACAACTGGGCAAAGGAATTCGCCAGCACACTAAAGCCGGGTGACATGGTCGCTATGTACGGGAACCTGGGCGCAGGCAAGACCGTCATTAGCCGCGGGATTTGCGCCGGCCTCGGCTTCTCGGGAACGGTATGCTCCCCCACCTACACCATTTTGCACGAATACCCAAACGACCCGCCCATTTTCCACTTTGACCTTTACCGCCTCGAGGGCGGCGCCGACCTAGGCGAAGTCGGGATGGACCCGGACTACCTGGCGAAAGGCATCAGCCTCATCGAGTGGCCCGAACGCATGGACGACACCAGCGGGATTACGCACACCATCCGCATCCAGATTCTCTCTGAAACGGAACGCGAGATTACGGTGGAATAA
- the nspC gene encoding carboxynorspermidine decarboxylase, producing the protein MLDYSQVKTPCYVLDENRLRRNMDILSDIQKRTGVKIICALKGYSFWRSFPIIGEYLPGATASSLNEARLAKEEMGKEVHVFAPAYEDDEIDQILALADHITFNSFSQWARFKDRALKAGVSCGIRVNPQYSTVETDLYNPCGKFSRLGVTEAEFKPELLDGIEGLHFHALCEQDADALEGVLAAFEQHFGKYLDRMKWVNFGGGHHITRKDYHREQLVELLNNFKAHHPHLQVIMEPGEAIGWQTGELVTNVADIVHNEMDIAILNVSVSAHMPDCLEMPYRPAVTGADLPGVKKFTYKLTGNTCLAGDQLGDFSFDKPLQTGDQIIFEDMIHYTMVKTTFFNGVRHPNIGMFDKEGKFHLLHEFTYEQFKEKL; encoded by the coding sequence ATGCTCGATTACTCGCAAGTGAAAACTCCTTGTTACGTTCTGGACGAAAACCGCCTTCGCCGGAACATGGACATCCTCTCCGACATCCAAAAAAGGACCGGAGTCAAGATTATTTGCGCCCTCAAGGGGTACAGTTTTTGGCGAAGTTTCCCCATTATCGGCGAATACCTGCCGGGGGCGACAGCCAGCAGCCTGAACGAAGCCAGGCTCGCCAAGGAGGAAATGGGCAAAGAGGTACACGTGTTCGCCCCCGCTTACGAGGACGACGAAATCGACCAGATACTAGCCCTTGCCGACCACATCACCTTCAACAGTTTTAGCCAGTGGGCCCGCTTCAAGGACCGCGCCCTCAAGGCGGGCGTGAGCTGCGGCATCCGCGTGAACCCGCAATACTCCACCGTGGAGACCGACCTGTACAACCCCTGCGGCAAGTTCAGCCGCCTGGGCGTGACCGAGGCCGAGTTCAAACCCGAACTGCTGGACGGCATCGAGGGGCTGCACTTCCATGCCCTGTGCGAGCAGGACGCCGATGCGCTGGAAGGAGTCCTCGCGGCATTTGAACAACACTTTGGCAAATACCTCGACCGCATGAAGTGGGTCAACTTTGGCGGCGGGCACCACATTACCCGCAAAGACTACCACAGGGAACAGCTGGTGGAACTGCTGAACAACTTCAAGGCGCACCACCCGCACCTGCAGGTCATCATGGAACCGGGCGAAGCCATTGGCTGGCAAACCGGCGAACTAGTGACGAACGTCGCCGACATTGTACACAACGAAATGGACATCGCCATTTTGAACGTGAGCGTGAGCGCCCACATGCCCGACTGCCTCGAGATGCCATACCGCCCCGCCGTGACCGGGGCCGACCTCCCCGGCGTCAAGAAATTTACATACAAATTAACCGGAAATACCTGCCTTGCCGGCGACCAGCTCGGGGACTTCTCGTTTGACAAGCCGCTCCAAACAGGCGACCAGATTATCTTTGAAGACATGATTCACTACACCATGGTAAAGACGACCTTCTTTAACGGCGTGCGCCACCCGAATATCGGCATGTTCGATAAAGAGGGCAAGTTCCACCTGCTGCACGAGTTCACCTACGAGCAGTTCAAAGAGAAACTGTAA
- a CDS encoding iron ABC transporter permease: MNRMAVYFTILATAVLLLVFLTLLLGPVGLSFADVCRSLAEPWGEDVAHRIVWDLRIPRLVAALLAGGALAVSGLTLQSVFRNPLCGPFVLGISSGASLGVALALLAGFSFGRFGVLGAASLGALAVTAVVMWIAYRFRQSAVLLVAGLLIGYFIDALVSILIAGAEAESLRVYVAWGLGSFARLTLDDVWLFALAVCVGLVLVVCSMRYLNTVRMGEDFARGLGVRVERARAMSLLGASVLTGASTAFCGPVAFIGIAVPHLAYLLFKTTNHRVLLPASFLCGSVLAMVAGLFPAGIPLNAVLSLVGVPVILYVIVRGAKYE, from the coding sequence ATGAACCGCATGGCGGTTTATTTTACCATCCTTGCGACGGCTGTTTTGCTGCTGGTCTTTTTGACGTTGTTGCTTGGACCGGTGGGTCTTTCTTTTGCTGACGTGTGTCGGTCGTTGGCCGAACCTTGGGGCGAGGACGTCGCTCACCGCATTGTGTGGGATTTGAGAATCCCGCGTTTGGTCGCTGCTCTGCTTGCGGGCGGAGCGCTTGCGGTTTCGGGCCTCACCTTGCAGTCGGTGTTCCGCAACCCGCTGTGCGGACCGTTTGTGCTGGGCATTAGCAGCGGTGCGAGCCTGGGTGTGGCGTTGGCGCTGCTCGCAGGTTTTAGCTTTGGTCGTTTTGGCGTGCTTGGCGCGGCTTCGCTCGGGGCGCTCGCAGTGACGGCGGTGGTGATGTGGATCGCCTACCGCTTTAGGCAGAGCGCCGTGCTCTTGGTGGCGGGACTTTTAATTGGCTACTTCATTGACGCCCTGGTGAGCATTTTGATTGCGGGTGCCGAGGCGGAGAGCTTGCGGGTCTACGTGGCTTGGGGCTTGGGCAGTTTTGCTCGCCTGACGCTTGACGATGTTTGGCTTTTTGCACTCGCGGTTTGCGTTGGACTGGTGCTGGTGGTTTGCTCTATGCGTTACCTGAACACGGTCCGCATGGGCGAGGACTTCGCCCGCGGTTTGGGCGTTCGCGTTGAACGGGCACGTGCCATGTCCCTCTTGGGCGCGAGCGTCTTGACGGGTGCTTCGACCGCTTTTTGTGGGCCGGTCGCCTTTATTGGCATTGCGGTGCCGCACCTCGCTTACTTGCTTTTTAAAACCACGAACCATCGCGTTCTTTTGCCTGCATCATTTTTGTGCGGGTCGGTGCTTGCCATGGTGGCTGGGCTGTTCCCGGCGGGCATCCCATTGAACGCGGTCTTGAGCCTTGTTGGCGTTCCTGTTATTTTGTATGTAATTGTGCGCGGAGCGAAGTATGAGTAG
- a CDS encoding ABC transporter ATP-binding protein, with the protein MSRLLLCTGLLFGYGGRGGRAALCCDTPCDFEVSAGEVVALMGENGCGKSTLLKTFAGTIPPLAGEVSLCEKLLGQWSAQERATHVALVRMSVPAPGRMTVREFVGLGRTPYSGVLDSRNAEDEMVIENALRLFTLEEFANRPVAELSDGERSRVYLAEAVAQQVKVLLLDEPNAFLDIPRSHALFRMLRSLALEQRMGIVVSMHSIEYAEKYCDRIAVIDNRRVQVAPAGEARERGLFAWTEK; encoded by the coding sequence ATGAGTAGGTTGCTTTTGTGCACAGGATTGCTTTTTGGCTATGGGGGGCGCGGTGGTAGGGCCGCCCTGTGTTGTGATACCCCCTGCGATTTCGAAGTGTCCGCAGGTGAGGTCGTCGCCTTGATGGGCGAGAACGGCTGTGGCAAGAGCACCTTGTTAAAGACTTTTGCAGGAACCATCCCGCCCCTCGCAGGCGAGGTCTCGCTTTGTGAAAAGCTTTTGGGACAATGGAGCGCCCAAGAACGCGCTACCCATGTGGCTCTTGTCCGCATGAGCGTCCCTGCGCCCGGTCGCATGACGGTTCGCGAGTTCGTGGGTCTCGGCCGCACGCCGTATTCGGGCGTGTTGGATTCCCGCAACGCCGAAGACGAGATGGTGATTGAAAACGCCTTGCGTCTTTTTACACTTGAAGAATTTGCGAATCGCCCCGTGGCGGAACTCAGCGACGGTGAGCGTAGCCGCGTGTATTTGGCGGAGGCGGTGGCGCAGCAGGTGAAGGTCCTGTTGCTCGACGAGCCTAACGCCTTTTTGGATATCCCGCGGAGTCACGCCCTGTTCCGCATGCTGCGTAGCCTTGCGCTTGAACAGCGTATGGGCATAGTTGTTTCGATGCACTCCATTGAATACGCCGAGAAGTATTGTGACCGTATTGCGGTCATCGATAACCGCCGAGTGCAGGTGGCTCCCGCTGGTGAAGCCCGCGAAAGGGGGTTGTTCGCATGGACCGAAAAATGA
- a CDS encoding TraB/GumN family protein yields MILVACSSSPRAEIGPAPQTSAKQHFFWKVSDSNSTIYILGSVHFADSSFYPLDPVIDTAFAHAEELAVEIDIGNDSVSNEVAQKSMQQGLLPAGTTLNQILPRPLWNSLDSICASWNFPVTALMPMKPWFAATTLSVVAIQRVGIDPSYGVDMVLLDRAAVDGKAIVSLETADEQVGAIADSSESDSAGIYYLKTTLREISELDSMVTRMIRAWKTGDDVLLRQVMNEESEGDSPEDEALRQKMEDKVYTSRNGKMAESIAQFLAEDRSVFVVVGAAHLVLDDDNVIELLRKRGFSVERL; encoded by the coding sequence ATGATTTTGGTTGCCTGTAGTTCGAGCCCGAGGGCGGAAATTGGACCCGCACCCCAGACAAGTGCTAAACAACATTTTTTTTGGAAGGTCTCTGACAGCAATTCTACGATATATATATTGGGAAGCGTGCATTTTGCCGATTCTTCCTTTTACCCGCTGGACCCCGTCATCGATACCGCTTTTGCGCATGCCGAGGAACTGGCCGTGGAAATCGACATTGGCAACGATTCCGTGAGTAACGAGGTCGCCCAGAAGTCCATGCAGCAGGGCCTGCTCCCTGCGGGCACGACACTCAATCAGATTTTGCCGCGTCCGCTCTGGAATTCCCTCGACAGCATTTGTGCGTCGTGGAACTTCCCCGTGACGGCGTTGATGCCGATGAAACCGTGGTTCGCCGCGACAACGCTCAGCGTGGTCGCCATCCAGCGTGTGGGAATCGACCCGAGCTACGGTGTGGATATGGTGCTGTTGGACCGCGCGGCGGTCGATGGCAAGGCGATTGTGAGCCTGGAGACCGCTGATGAACAGGTGGGGGCGATTGCCGATTCAAGCGAATCGGATTCCGCGGGAATCTATTACCTCAAAACCACTCTCCGTGAAATCTCGGAACTGGACTCCATGGTGACTCGCATGATTCGCGCCTGGAAAACGGGCGACGACGTGCTTTTGCGCCAGGTGATGAACGAGGAGAGCGAAGGCGATTCTCCCGAAGACGAAGCCTTGCGCCAAAAGATGGAAGACAAGGTATACACGAGCCGCAATGGCAAAATGGCGGAATCCATCGCGCAGTTCTTGGCGGAGGACCGCAGTGTGTTTGTGGTGGTGGGGGCTGCGCACTTGGTGCTGGACGATGACAACGTGATTGAACTCTTGCGCAAGCGCGGGTTCAGCGTCGAACGGCTTTAA